One Zeugodacus cucurbitae isolate PBARC_wt_2022May chromosome 3, idZeuCucr1.2, whole genome shotgun sequence genomic region harbors:
- the LOC105217023 gene encoding uncharacterized protein LOC105217023, translating to MPTKSVHKWMSDEMARLSTKFARYKPSCNGYNRIQPVLLSRSVTQMLNNPLPVEDQIGSTMTAGQQQQHQPQQRQQQGHVRPKGVLSRSEAEWEEVYPTVQFGTMEHCKADGKTTERKFAYYRNCSTRII from the coding sequence ATGCCTACAAAATCGGTGCACAAGTGGATGTCGGACGAAATGGCGCGTCTCTCGACGAAATTCGCGCGCTACAAGCCCAGCTGCAACGGTTACAATCGCATACAGCCGGTGTTGCTGTCGCGCAGCGTCACTCAAATGCTGAATAATCCACTGCCAGTGGAGGATCAAATTGGCAGCACGATGACGGCaggacaacagcagcagcaccagccGCAACAGAGACAACAACAAGGACATGTGCGTCCGAAGGGTGTGCTCAGTCGCTCGGAAGCCGAGTGGGAAGAGGTCTATCCGACGGTGCAGTTCGGTACAATGGAGCATTGCAAAGCGGATGGCAAGACGACAGAGCGAAAATTCGCTTATTATCGCAATTGTTCGACGAGGATAAtttaa